Proteins from a single region of Corylus avellana chromosome ca11, CavTom2PMs-1.0:
- the LOC132166511 gene encoding glucan endo-1,3-beta-glucosidase 8, whose product MAQTILESSYSLLLFIFFIMTMVYNGKSVGVNWGTQATNQLPPEKVVKMLTDNGFDKLKLFEADETILNALEGTDIEVMLGIPNKMLNKMSEDPDAAASWVDSNVTRYSNKGGVNIKFVAVGNEPFLQAYNGSYLHSTLPALKNIQEALNNAGLGSKVKATVPFNSDVYYSPDSNPVPSAGDFRSELRDITIEIIQFLYTNDAPFTVNSYPFLSLYYGNGFFPVDFAFFDGSNKPVRDGDMLYTNVFDANLDTLVSALSKAGYPDTHIIVGEVGWPTDGDKNANIQNAKRFNQGLLQHALSGNGTPLRKGTIDIYMFSLIDENAKSVAPGSFERHWGIFEYDGKPKYELDLSGLQENKGLIPVEGVEYLLKRWCVLNPDASNLEDLPKNIDYACSLSDCTPLGYGSSCNHLSVEGNASYAFNMYYQVHDQENGGCDFSGLAMVTDKDPSDEKCEFPVMVAYGSSLLLHGDTPDVLVKIIGGYMFIVFLLYLSIGEYQIH is encoded by the exons atggcacAAACAATACTAGAGTCTAGCTACTCGCtgctactttttattttcttcatcatGACGATGGTGTATAACGGCAAGAGTGTGGGAGTGAACTGGGGAACTCAGGCGACAAACCAGCTCCCGCCGGAGAAGGTGGTTAAAATGCTGACGGATAATGGGTTTGATAAGTTGAAGCTCTTTGAAGCGGATGAGACGATTTTGAATGCTCTGGAAGGGACTGATATTGAGGTGATGCTGGGAATACCCAATAAGATGTTGAATAAGATGAGTGAGGATCCTGATGCTGCAGCTTCCTGGGTTGATTCCAATGTCACTCGTTATTCCAACAAGGGTGGAGTCAATATCAA GTTTGTTGCTGTAGGGAATGAACCCTTCCTTCAAGCTTACAACGGCAGCTATCTACACTCCACATTACCAGCCCTCAAAAATATCCAGGAAGCACTCAACAATGCCGGGCTGGGTTCCAAGGTTAAAGCCACAGTCCCCTTCAATTCAGACGTTTACTACTCCCCGGACTCAAACCCGGTGCCCTCCGCCGGCGACTTCCGGTCCGAACTCCGAGACATCACAATCGAAATAATCCAATTCCTATACACAAACGATGCGCCTTTCACTGTCAACAGCTATCCCTTCCTCAGTCTCTATTATGGCAACGGCTTTTTCCCCGTGGACTTTGCTTTCTTTGACGGATCCAACAAGCCTGTTAGAGATGGCGATATGCTTTACACCAATGTGTTTGATGCAAATCTCGACACTCTCGTTTCGGCTTTATCAAAAGCCGGTTACCCGGATACGCATATCATCGTCGGAGAAGTTGGCTGGCCGACTGACGGCGACAAAAACGCAAACATCCAAAATGCAAAGAGATTCAACCAGGGATTGCTCCAACATGCTTTGAGCGGAAATGGAACCCCGCTTAGAAAAG GTACTATCGACATATACATGTTTAGTCTCATCGACGAGAATGCTAAAAGCGTTGCTCCGGGGAGCTTTGAAAGGCACTGGGGAATCTTCGAGTACGATGGAAAACCCAAATACGAGCTTGATTTGTCGGGTTTGCAAGAGAATAAGGGTCTAATTCCGGTGGAAGGAGTAGAATATTTGCTGAAAAGATGGTGTGTTCTGAACCCAGATGCAAGTAATCTAGAGGATCTGCCGAAAAATATTGACTACGCCTGTAGCCTATCAGATTGCACTCCTTTGGGCTACGGATCTTCCTGCAATCATCTAAGCGTCGAAGGGAATGCATCATATGCTTTCAACATGTATTATCAAGTCCATGACCAGGAGAATGGGGGGTGTGATTTTTCTGGGTTGGCAATGGTGACCGATAAGGATCCGTCCGACGAGAAGTGCGAGTTTCCGGTGATGGTTGCATATGGGTCATCGTTGCTGCTGCATGGGGATACTCCAGATGTATTGGTTAAAATCATTGGGGGGTATATGTTTATTGTGTTCCTGCTGTATCTGAGCATAGGGGAATATCAGATACATTAG
- the LOC132166739 gene encoding uncharacterized protein LOC132166739 isoform X1: MDEVEFGRLLDLFPIVRSRDYHVESEASRESTSKSTQIEVIKDWQDEWDEGDKSEVEIHGNSKDDAFWVKLKLAAERKVGAAEAERFCKAFQRIHKKLVYEELSLDAARSFINSSKKL, from the exons ATGGATGAAGTTGAATTTGGACGCCTTCTTGATCTATTCCCCATCGTCCGATCTCGCGATTACCAT GTGGAATCAGAGGCATCAAGAGAGTCAACCTCTAAGTCAACGCAGATAGAGGTG ATAAAGGATTGGCAAGATGAATGGGACGAGGGGGATAAAAGTGAAGTTGAGATTCATGGAAATAGCAAAGATG ATGCATTTTGGGTGAAGCTAAAGTTGGCTGCTGAGAGGAAG GTGGGGGCAGCAGAAGCAGAGAGATTTTGCAAGGCTTTTCAACGAATTCATAAAAAACTT GTATATGAAGAACTGAGTTTAGATGCTGCTCGGAGCTTCATAAATTCCTCAAAAAAGCTCTGA
- the LOC132166739 gene encoding uncharacterized protein LOC132166739 isoform X2, which produces MDEVEFGRLLDLFPIVRSRDYHVESEASRESTSKSTQIEIKDWQDEWDEGDKSEVEIHGNSKDDAFWVKLKLAAERKVGAAEAERFCKAFQRIHKKLVYEELSLDAARSFINSSKKL; this is translated from the exons ATGGATGAAGTTGAATTTGGACGCCTTCTTGATCTATTCCCCATCGTCCGATCTCGCGATTACCAT GTGGAATCAGAGGCATCAAGAGAGTCAACCTCTAAGTCAACGCAGATAGAG ATAAAGGATTGGCAAGATGAATGGGACGAGGGGGATAAAAGTGAAGTTGAGATTCATGGAAATAGCAAAGATG ATGCATTTTGGGTGAAGCTAAAGTTGGCTGCTGAGAGGAAG GTGGGGGCAGCAGAAGCAGAGAGATTTTGCAAGGCTTTTCAACGAATTCATAAAAAACTT GTATATGAAGAACTGAGTTTAGATGCTGCTCGGAGCTTCATAAATTCCTCAAAAAAGCTCTGA
- the LOC132165884 gene encoding tRNA (guanine(37)-N1)-methyltransferase 2 → MLDESKFDVHLKLRALRIPRELCKVATRILNGYLLDKPRIKPITEDPTCEKNRYMILSERVQNPDLSDIPDQKLDELKGLCKIEVVPYSLTLGYSYWGSDHILKQILPPGMEVPSSFETIGHIAHLNIHDDLLPHKDVIAKVIYDKNYPRIKTIVNKVGTITNEFRVPKFEILAGQNDMVTEVKQYRATFKLDYSLVYWNSRLEHEHMRLVSQFRAGETICDMFAGIGPFAIPAAQKGCVVYANDLNPDSIRYLKINAEINKVDDLVCAYNMDARNFILQLMAVPDSEIKMEPDVLKRGTCEKYEIQASEESKSEIGTLTVEAKEVPDNIASNLVFAQGSSRTADTSVSAVKRPSENGGADGTGTTVAGRRKGSANKRMRGSEMSNAKTWEHVDHVIMNLPASALQFLDVFRGIIQRKYWKGPLPWIHCYCFMRANETQEFIVSEAESALNACIQDPLFYRVRDVAPNKAMFCLSFRLPEACFIEDDTDTVHSAE, encoded by the exons ATGTTGGACGAAAGCAAGTTCGATGTGCATTTGAAGCTGCGGGCGCTTCGAATCCCTCGCGAGCTTTGCAAGGTCGCCACTCGAATTTTAAACGG GTATTTGCTCGACAAGCCCCGCATTAAGCCTATTACGGAAGATCCAACGTGTGAGAAAAACCGGTACATGATATTATCTGAAAGGGTTCAGAATCCTG ATTTATCTGATATTCCAGACCAAAAACTTGATGAGCTGAAAGGTTTATGCAAGATTGAAGTAGTTCCCTATTCGCTGACACTTGGATATTCATATTGGGGTTCAG ATCATATATTGAAGCAGATTCTGCCTCCTGGAATGGAGGTGCCTTCGTCTTTTGAAACAATAG GTCACATTGCTCATCTGAATATACATGATGACTTACTTCCCCACAAGGATGTTATTGCAAAGGTTATCTATGAT AAAAATTATCCAAGAATCAAAACTATTGTTAATAAAGTTGGTACAATTACAAATGAGTTCCGAGTGCCAAAGTTTGAAATTCTCGCGGGACAAAATGATATGGTTACAGAAGTGAAGCAATATAGGGCAACTTTCAAGCTTGATTACAGCTTGGTCTATTGGAATTCAAGATTGGAACATGAACACATGAGACTGGTTTCTCAGTTCCGAGCAGGGGAGACAATATGTGACATGTTTGCTGGTATTGGTCCTTTTGCTATTCCAGCAGCACAGAAAGGATGTGTAGTGTATGCGAATGACTTAAATCCAGATAGCATTCGTTATCTGAAGATCAATGCAGAAATCAACAAAGTTGATGATCTTGTTTGCGCATACAACATGGATGcaagaaatttcattttacaATTGATGGCAGTGCCAGATAGTGAGATTAAAATGGAGCCTGATGTTCTCAAGAGGGGAACTTGTGAGAAATATGAGATTCAGGCCAGTGAGGAATCAAAGTCAGAAATTGGGACACTGACTG TTGAGGCAAAGGAAGTACCAGATAATATTGCTAGTAATCTGGTGTTTGCACAAGGTTCAAGTAGGACAGCCGATACATCTGTATCTGCTGTTAAAAGACCTTCAG AGAATGGGGGTGCTGATGGAACTGGTACCACTGTAGCTGGTCGTAGAAAAGGAAGTGCAAATAAGAGGATGAGAGGCTCTGAGATGTCAAATGCCAAGACTTGGGAGCATGTTGATCATGTGATCATGAACTTACCTGCTTCTGCTCTTCAATTTCTTG ATGTATTTAGGGGCATAATCCAGAGGAAATATTGGAAGGGACCTCTTCCTTGGATTCACTGCTATTGCTTCATGCGGGCAAATGAAACCCAAGAATTTATAGTTTCA GAGGCAGAGTCTGCCTTGAATGCCTGCATACAAGACCCACTATTTTATAGGGTTAGGGATGTGGCTCCAAACAAG GCAATGTTTTGCTTAAGTTTTAGGCTGCCAGAAGCATGCTTCATTGAAGATGACACTGACACTGTCCATTCTGCTGAGTGA
- the LOC132165737 gene encoding uncharacterized protein LOC132165737: protein MASLTPGILLKLLQSMNSTARVTGDHRSALLQVIGIVPALAGSDLWPNHGFYVQLSDSLNSTYVSLSDRDNDLILTNRLQLGQFVYVDRFDFDSPVPRVCGIRPIAGRHPFVGSPEPLIARISASKREFVIQPVADSDQSADPIAVYLSSKKLGEHKECSKVEPKGEKGRSRQALAPRDNLPIGNVGNSDELKVSDRPQRFSSPAGAKRSVSVGKKNMAAVGRDPSPAAKGKRSASPVPSKCVVPSLVAAREDSLKASKEPAIIVPSRYRQPSPNGRRQASPSVRRASLSPGRRLSGGVKLSPIVAGGATDSTGKKKMATIVAGISKISEAIAGSAKTNRKSWDEPPAGTATVEQKEKSVSRNKPDLQAILRTQAAISRRLSDVNGRRPKTDDSSSDEKTKLSSPDSCLIEEKSNIEALGITVHEKKWTDGSVPLDALSADLASLGKEAMQRKVLASAAAAEALREALATESIVRSLSMFSELSSASKAGNPLPTIDRFFTIYNDVVRSTAIAESVSSSHNSDTPNDNIPPEPSNLWVEAALATDLQIVSLLTSQDREPPSTLQKSLSKRQSHNAPGKNHLKASSCPPSNPSLGVWTRGHGMKETVELAMKLMSEMQAWFLRFVEESLDAGFRVFGDGGKSISLDGSSIAVVLSHLKRVNNWLDLVVSKGDELLTEKVERLKRKIYGFVIQHVGTTFDYSSPLASS from the exons ATGGCGTCTCTGACTCCTGGAATCCTCTTGAAGCTCCTCCAATCAATGAACTCCACCGCACGTGTCACAGGGGACCACCGCTCGGCTCTCCTCCAAGTCATCGGCATAGTCCCCGCCCTTGCCGGCTCTGACCTCTGGCCCAACCACGGTTTCTATGTCCAGCTCTCCGATTCCCTCAACTCCACCTACGTCTCGCTCTCCGACCGCGACAACGACCTCATCCTCACCAACCGCTTACAGCTCGGTCAGTTCGTCTATGTGGACCGCTTCGACTTTGACTCACCCGTCCCACGGGTGTGCGGAATCCGCCCAATCGCTGGCCGCCACCCGTTCGTCGGAAGTCCTGAACCACTCATTGCCCGCATTTCGGCCTCAAAACGCGAGTTCGTGATTCAGCCTGTGGCGGATTCAGATCAATCTGCCGACCCGATTGCGGTTTACCTGTCGAGCAAGAAATTAGGCGAACATAAGGAATGTTCAAAGGTTGAGCCTAAAGGCGAAAAGGGAAGATCAAGGCAGGCTCTGGCACCTCGGGACAACTTACCTATTGGAAATGTGGGGAATTCTGATGAATTAAAGGTTTCAGATAGGCCTCAGAGGTTCTCATCTCCAGCGGGGGCTAAAAGATCTGTATCAGTCGGAAAGAAGAACATGGCTGCGGTGGGGAGAGACCCCTCACCGGCTGCAAAAGGCAAGCGGTCAGCATCCCCGGTGCCATCAAAATGTGTGGTTCCGAGCTTGGTGGCAGCTCGAGAAGATAGCCTAAAGGCGTCGAAGGAGCCAGCGATTATCGTGCCCTCTAGGTACCGGCAGCCTTCTCCAAACGGTCGGAGGCAGGCCTCGCCTAGTGTGAGGAGAGCTTCGCTTTCTCCGGGGAGGAGGTTATCCGGGGGTGTCAAGCTTTCACCTATAGTGGCAGGTGGTGCTACGGATTCAACTGGTAAGAAGAAGATGGCAACTATAGTTGCTGGAATTTCGAAGATTTCCGAAGCAATTGCTGGTTCTGCAAAGACAAATCGGAAGAGTTGGGATGAGCCACCAGCGGGGACAGCCACTGTGGAGCAGAAAGAGAAGAGTGTTTCCAGGAACAAACCGGATCTGCAAGCAATTTTGCGGACTCAG GCTGCAATTTCTAGACGTTTAAGCGATGTGAATGGTCGAAGACCCAAGACTGATGATTCTTCATCTGATGAGAAGACAAAACTTAGTTCTCCCGATAGTTGTCTGATTGAGGAGAAATCAAACATTGAAGCTCTAGGCATCACTGTTCATGAAAAGAAATGGACCGATGGCAGTGTTCCATTGGATGCATTGTCAGCAGATCTTGCAAGTCTTGGGAAG GAGGCCATGCAAAGGAAAGTGCTTGCTTCTGCAGCTGCAGCTGAAGCATTGAGGGAGGCCCTTGCTACCGAGTCTATTGTAAGGAGTTTAAG CATGTTCTCAGAACTCTCTTCTGCATCCAAGGCTGGAAACCCTTTACCCACAATCGACCGATTCTTTACTATCTATAACGACGTTGTGAGATCAACTGCAATTGCTGAATCAGTTTCGAGTAGCCACAATTCTGACACACCTAATGATAACATCCCCCCAGAGCCTTCAAATCTTTGGGTTGAAGCTGCCTTGGCCACAGACCTTCAGATTGTCTCCCTACTTACCAGCCAAGATCGTGAGCCTCCATCAACTCTGCAGAAAAGTTTGTCAAAACGGCAATCTCATAATGCACCTGGCAAGAACCATCTAAAGGCTTCCTCGTGTCCACCATCCAATCCTAGTCTTGGGGTGTGGACCAGGGGCCATGGAATGAAAGAGACAGTGGAGCTTGCAATGAAGTTGATGTCTGAAATGCAAGCGTGGTTTCTAAGATTCGTCGAGGAGTCCCTTGATGCAGGTTTTAGGGTGTTCGGGGATGGGGGTAAATCAATATCTCTTGATGGTAGCTCCATTGCAGTAGTTTTATCCCATTTGAAACGAGTCAATAATTGGTTGGACCTTGTGGTTTCCAAAGGGGATGAGCTACTGACAGAAAAGGTTGAGCGGTTGAAGCGAAAGATCTACGGTTTTGTCATTCAGCATGTTGGGACTACGTTTGATTACTCCTCGCCCCTTGCTTCAtcttga